The Gloeocapsa sp. DLM2.Bin57 genome includes a region encoding these proteins:
- the petN gene encoding cytochrome b6-f complex subunit PetN — translation MDIITLGWVTMLVLFTWSITMVVWARNGF, via the coding sequence ATGGATATTATCACTTTAGGCTGGGTTACTATGTTGGTTTTATTTACTTGGTCTATTACTATGGTAGTCTGGGCACGTAATGGCTTCTAG